A region of Ursus arctos isolate Adak ecotype North America unplaced genomic scaffold, UrsArc2.0 scaffold_31, whole genome shotgun sequence DNA encodes the following proteins:
- the ZFP57 gene encoding zinc finger protein 57 homolog — protein sequence MSETFRNLMSVDLIIKLEQEEKQWRAGLQLRPPNGEGLPSGGRRKTLREETWRLPDDRASLACRGVGPASAAAGSTHRAPAQPASPARPPFLCQPCGRTFSKRSSLHSHQSVHGPHTTDSCGQCGRCFRNPRDLSFHQRVHLGERPFCCPLCDKTYRDASGLSRHRRVHLGYRPHSCPCCGKGFRDRSELKRHQKTHQNQSLVARDQKRLGRLPGPRAGSQERADQTQGSSQETHAPVARTREPTTGTEGPVAETEPPGNGKQVTGRPWAAAGTAPGPGTLTQTPSTRTPCLDTRPSRPSAKPSRLKVFSCPHCPLTFGRKAHLSSHLKAHLSEQPSGCFRCGKYFSSRSELVRHQQTHWRQKVYRCPVCDVCFGDKDGLMGHWGGPKSKDPCLGNLQTCWAILGQWFSFFRDAPPLSGKEMGLPRASRPQERAGRRHRRGESK from the exons ATGTCCGAGACCTTCAGAAACCTGATGTCTGTGG ATCTGATCATCAAGCTTGAACAAGAAGAAAAGCAGTGGAGAGCAGGGCTCCAGCTCCGACCCCCAAATGGAGAAGGCCTCCCTTCAG GCGGCAGGAGGAAAACGCTTCGGGAGGAGACTTGGAGGCTGCCCGACGACAGGGCGTCCCTTGCCTGCAGAGGGGTGGGCCCAGCCTCCGCGGCAGCGGGGTCCACGCACAGGGCCCCCGCGCAGCCTGCCTCCCCGGCCAGGCCGCCCTTCCTGTGCCAGCCCTGTGGCCGGACCTTCAGCAAGCGCTCCAGCCTGCACAGTCACCAGTCTGTTCACGGTCCCCACACGACGGACAGCTGCGGCCAGTGTGGCAGGTGCTTCCGAAACCCCAGGGACCTCAGCTTCCACCAGCGCGTGCACCTCGGGGAGAGGCCCTTCTGCTGCCCACTCTGCGACAAGACCTACCGTGACGCGTCGGGGCTGAGTCGGCACCGCCGTGTGCACCTGGGTTACCGGCCCCACTCCTGCCCCTGCTGTGGGAAGGGCTTCAGGGACCGGTCCGAGCTCAAACGCCACCAGAAGACACACCAAAACCAGAGCCTGGTGGCCCGAGACCAGAAGCGCCTGGGGAGGCTTCCAGGCCCCAGAGCTGGATCTCAGGAGCGCGCTGACCAGACCCAGGGGTCCAGCCAGGAGACCCACGCCCCAGTGGCCAGGACCCGAGAACCCACGACTGGAACCGAGGGTCCCGTGGCCGAGACAGAGCCACCTGGTAACGGCAAGCAGGTCACTGGGAGACCCTGGGCAGCAGCGGGAACGGCGCCGGGGCCTGGGACCCTCACGCAGACACCCAGCACGAGAACCCCTTGCCTGGACACCAGGCCCAGCCGTCCCTCAGCAAAGCCCTCGAGACTCAaggtcttctcctgccctcactgCCCTCTGACATTTGGCAGGAAGGCCCATCTGTCCAGCCACCTGAAGGCCCACCTCTCGGAGCAGCCCAGTGGCTGCTTCCGCTGTGGCAAGTACTTCAGCTCACGGTCGGAGCTGGTCAGACACCAGCAGACACACTGGAGGCAGAAGGTCTACCGTTGCCCCGTGTGCGATGTCTGCTTCGGGGACAAGGACGGCCTCATGGGTCACTGGGGGGGCCCCAAGAGCAAGGACCCGTGTCTGGGCAACCTTCAGACGTGCTGGGCCATCCTGGGCCAATGGTTCAGCTTCTTTCGTGATGCCCCCCCTTTGTCAGGGAAGGAGATGGGTCTGCCCCGGGCATCCAGGCCCCAGGAGAGGGCGGGGAGAAGGCACCGGAGGGGCGAGAGCAAATGA